A genomic stretch from Lathyrus oleraceus cultivar Zhongwan6 chromosome 2, CAAS_Psat_ZW6_1.0, whole genome shotgun sequence includes:
- the LOC127122102 gene encoding uncharacterized protein LOC127122102, with amino-acid sequence MTKKLRKLEKVVLYKSNSWSIDDVVKNKKKNNNINTNRILISINIFGSSGPLTIVVNEDDVVCDVIVKALKFYARQDRLPTLKSDASDYVLQCSNDVSDALGPSEPIGSFRTRKFVLYENQSSSTKTEEAESKGRNGRWKSFSFKKFRFALHYAAIGRGGGRD; translated from the exons ATGACTAAGAAATTAAGAAAATTAGAGAAAGTGGTGTTGTATAAGAGCAATAGTTGGAGTATTGATGATGTggtgaaaaataagaaaaagaatAACAACATCAATACTAATAGGATTTTGATATCGATCAATATCTTCGGTAGTTCGGGACCATTAACAATAGTGGTTAATGAAGATGATGTTGTTTGTGATGTTATTGTCAAAGCTCTCAAATTTTATGCACGTCAAGATAGATTACCTACTTTAAAATCTGATGCATCTGATTATGTTTTACAATGCTCAAATGATGTCTCTGATG CTCTAGGTCCATCTGAACCCATAGGAAGTTTTAGGACAAGAAAGTTTGTGCTATATGAGAATCAATCATCATCTACAAAGACAGAAGAAGCAGAATCAAAGGGAAGAAACGGTAGATGGAAATCATTTAGTTTTAAAAAATTCCGTTTCGCACTGCATTATGCAGCTATTGGTCGTGGTGGTGGCAGAGATTAA